A portion of the Verrucomicrobiota bacterium genome contains these proteins:
- a CDS encoding thiol-disulfide oxidoreductase DCC family protein → MATSHEHPIILFDGLCNLCSRAVRFVLRRDRAKVFRFAAMQSSAGRELLKQHGLPEGGVEYLVLVEGGRAYTKSDAVIRIAARLTWPWRCWAALGRFVPRVMRDLKYDFVARVRYRVFGKRPSCLLAPPGAADRFL, encoded by the coding sequence ATGGCAACGAGCCACGAGCATCCCATCATCCTCTTCGACGGGCTGTGCAACCTGTGCAGCCGGGCGGTGCGCTTTGTTCTCCGGCGTGACCGGGCCAAGGTGTTTCGGTTTGCCGCGATGCAGTCGTCAGCGGGCCGCGAGCTGCTCAAGCAGCACGGCCTGCCGGAAGGCGGCGTCGAGTACCTCGTGCTCGTCGAGGGCGGGCGGGCGTACACGAAGTCCGATGCCGTGATCCGGATCGCCGCGCGGCTCACGTGGCCGTGGCGCTGCTGGGCAGCTCTGGGGCGGTTCGTGCCCCGCGTCATGCGCGACCTCAAGTACGACTTCGTCGCCCGGGTTCGCTATCGCGTCTTCGGCAAGCGTCCGTCATGCCTGCTCGCCCCGCCGGGCGCGGCGGACCGGTTTCTCTGA